From the Kitasatospora atroaurantiaca genome, the window CGACGGCATCCGTCCGCGCTCCCACTTCCTCGCTCCTGGAGTCCTGCCATGACCCCTGCCTCTGCCTCGCGCGCTCTCCGTCCGGCGGCACTCGCCGCCCTGCTCCTCGCGGCCGCGGTCCTGACCGCCTGCGCGCCGCAGGACGCCAGGACCACCGACGCGGCCGCCCCGGCCGCCGACGGCTGCGCCAAGGGCGCGCTGGGCACCAAGAAGGCGGGCACCCTGACGGTCGGCACGGACAAGCCGGCGTACGACCCGTGGTTCTCGGATGACAAGCCGGAGAACGGCAAGGGCTTCGAGTCGGCGGTGGCCTTCGCCGTCGCGGAGAAGCTCGGCTACCCCAAGGACAAGGTCAGCTGGGTGGTCAGCCCCTTCAACAAGGCGTTCGCCCCGGGGGCCAAGGACTTCGACTTCGACATCAACCAGGTGTCGATCAACGACGAGCGCAAGAAGTCGGTCGACTTCTCCTCCGGCTACTACGACGTGCGACAGGCCGTGGTGGCGCTCAAGAGCTCCAAGGTCGCGGGCGCGAAGGGCCTGGCGGACCTGAAGGGCGCCAAGCTGGGTGCGCAGGTGGGCACCACGAGCCTGGCCACCATCACCGACCGGATCAAGCCCTCGGCCCAGCCCGCGGTCTTCGACGACAACGACCTGGCGAAGACGGCGCTGAAGAACGGTCAGATCGACGCCCTGGTCGTCGACCTGCCGACGGCCTTCTACATCACCGGGGCCGAGGTGACCGACGCTCAGGTCGTCGGACAGCTCGAGGGCAGCGGCAGCGGTGCGGAGCAGTTCGGCCTGGTGCTGGACAAGGGCAGCGCGCTGACCGGCTGCGTCACCCAGGCGGTGGACGCGCTGCGCGCCGACGGCACGCTCGCCAAGCTCGAGAAGCAGTGGCTCTCCGACGCCGTCTCCGCCCCGGTGCTGAAGTGACGACGGACGCCGAAATGATCGAAGGTACGGAGACCCCGTACCGCCCGTCCGCCCGCCGGCTCGCCCGGGAGGCGTACCGGCGCAGGCGTGCCCGGCGCTCCGCGCTGATCGCCGGTGTCAGTACCGCCGCGACCGCGCTGGTGCTCTGGCTGGTGATCGTCAGCTCACCCGGCTGGGAGCGCACCCGGGAGACCTTCTTCAACGCGCACTACGCGCGGCAGGCGCTGCCCGAGGTGCTCAAGGGCCTTCGGGTGAACCTTGAGCTGATGGTGGTCTGCGGGGCGCTGATCCTGGTGTTCGGGCTGCTGCTGGCGCTGCTGCGCACGCTGCGCGGACCGGTGTTCCTGCCGGTGCGGCTGCTGGCCACGGCGTACGTGGACTTCTTCCTCGGCCTGCCGATGATCATCTGCCTGCTCATCATGATCACGGGCGTGCCCGCCCTGAGGCTGACCGGTGTGACGACGGATCCGCTGGTGCTCGGCGGGGCGGCGCTGGTGCTGACGTACTCGGCGTACGTCTCCGAGGTGTTCCGCGCGGGCATCCAGTCGGTGCACCCGAGCCAGCGCGCGGCGGCCCGCTCGCTGGGGCTGAGCAACGCCCAGGCGATGCGGTACGTGGTGCTGCCGCAGGCGGTGCGCCGGGTGGTGCCACCGCTGCTGAACAACCTGGTCTCGCTGCAGAAGGACACCGGTCTGGTCTCCATCGGCGGTGTGATCGACGCGGTCTACGCGGCGAAGATCATCACCTCGCAGAGCTTCAACTACACGCCGTACCTGGTCTCGGCCCTGGTCTTCATCGCGCTGACCATCCCGATGACCCGGTTCACCGATTGGACGACGGCCCGGATGAACCGCCGTCAGCACCAGGGAGGTGCCGTATGACCACCCCCGTGCTGCGGCTGGAGTCGGTCCGCAAGTCCTTCGGCGAGCAGGTCGTGCTGCGCGACATCGACCTCGCCGTGCCGACGCACTCCGTCACCGCACTGATCGGCGCCTCGGGCTCCGGCAAGTCGACGCTGATGCGCTGCGCCAACCTGCTGGAGACCCTCGACGACGGCGCGATCTTCCTGGACGAGGAGGACATCACCGACCCACGGGCCGACGAGGACTCGGTGCGCCGCCGGATCGGCGTGGTCTTCCAGGCGTACAACCTGTTCCCGCACATGACGGTGCTGGACAACATCACGCTGGCCCCGCGCCGGGTGCACGGCCTCGGCCGGGCCGAGGCCGAGGCGAAGGCACTGGAGCTGCTGGACCGGCTCGGGCTGGCGGCGAAGGCCACCGAGTACCCGGACCGGCTCTCCGGCGGCCAGCAGCAGCGGGTGGCGATCGTCCGGGCGCTGGCCACCGGGCCGCGGCTGCTGCTCCTGGACGAGATCACCGCCGCGCTCGACCCGGAGCTGGTCGGCGAGGTGCTCGCGGTGGTGCGCGATCTCAAGGAGCAGGGCATGACGATGGTCCTGTCGACCCACGAGATGAGCTTCGCGCGTGAGGTGGCGGACCAGGTCTGCTTCCTGGACGCCGGCGTGGTGCTCGAACAGGGCCCGCCCGAGCAGGTCT encodes:
- a CDS encoding ABC transporter substrate-binding protein; amino-acid sequence: MTPASASRALRPAALAALLLAAAVLTACAPQDARTTDAAAPAADGCAKGALGTKKAGTLTVGTDKPAYDPWFSDDKPENGKGFESAVAFAVAEKLGYPKDKVSWVVSPFNKAFAPGAKDFDFDINQVSINDERKKSVDFSSGYYDVRQAVVALKSSKVAGAKGLADLKGAKLGAQVGTTSLATITDRIKPSAQPAVFDDNDLAKTALKNGQIDALVVDLPTAFYITGAEVTDAQVVGQLEGSGSGAEQFGLVLDKGSALTGCVTQAVDALRADGTLAKLEKQWLSDAVSAPVLK
- a CDS encoding amino acid ABC transporter permease; the protein is MIEGTETPYRPSARRLAREAYRRRRARRSALIAGVSTAATALVLWLVIVSSPGWERTRETFFNAHYARQALPEVLKGLRVNLELMVVCGALILVFGLLLALLRTLRGPVFLPVRLLATAYVDFFLGLPMIICLLIMITGVPALRLTGVTTDPLVLGGAALVLTYSAYVSEVFRAGIQSVHPSQRAAARSLGLSNAQAMRYVVLPQAVRRVVPPLLNNLVSLQKDTGLVSIGGVIDAVYAAKIITSQSFNYTPYLVSALVFIALTIPMTRFTDWTTARMNRRQHQGGAV
- a CDS encoding amino acid ABC transporter ATP-binding protein, which translates into the protein MTTPVLRLESVRKSFGEQVVLRDIDLAVPTHSVTALIGASGSGKSTLMRCANLLETLDDGAIFLDEEDITDPRADEDSVRRRIGVVFQAYNLFPHMTVLDNITLAPRRVHGLGRAEAEAKALELLDRLGLAAKATEYPDRLSGGQQQRVAIVRALATGPRLLLLDEITAALDPELVGEVLAVVRDLKEQGMTMVLSTHEMSFAREVADQVCFLDAGVVLEQGPPEQVFGDPQQERTRQFLSRIVAAGRLAPSS